Part of the Lentimicrobiaceae bacterium genome, CTGCAACAACTTTGTCAAATGTGTCGTCTTCAAAATCCAAAGCCGTTATGTCAGCCGTTCTGAAATCTATGTTTGTAAGGTGTCGGCACTTTTTTTCTGTTCGTTGCATCATCTTTGTCGAGAAATCCGTCGCTATCAGCTTTTTGCATTGTGGTGCAATAACTTTTGTGAGCATGCCTGTTCCGCATGCACACTCTAAAACGGTGTCAGTCGGCTCAATAAGTCGTGTAATCTCCTCGCATAATAACCTATGTGTTTTTGCATTTATAACATTCACAAAAATATCATATACACAGGCAACACGATTCCAAAATAGTGCATTTTTGTTCATCTTTTTATG contains:
- a CDS encoding class I SAM-dependent methyltransferase, which codes for MNKNALFWNRVACVYDIFVNVINAKTHRLLCEEITRLIEPTDTVLECACGTGMLTKVIAPQCKKLIATDFSTKMMQRTEKKCRHLTNIDFRTADITALDFEDDTFDKVVAGNVIHLLEQPQSALGELERVCRQGGKIIVPTYIVTSKQEKITRIYGKMGAGFQNKFTFASYEQFFSEASYTDVKFITADGKIPCSIAVIDKI